One part of the Ziziphus jujuba cultivar Dongzao chromosome 2, ASM3175591v1 genome encodes these proteins:
- the LOC107419682 gene encoding uncharacterized protein LOC107419682: MLLVTVGMVSTVTLLKVAVIPYVVNLTLSTVPYLWISFRSCLSPLYIYIFLNFIIITIAASSFQHPNQKNLFSSSPSSSSKIKKQLIQSEQSKVQNDQINWNSFHISQEEDQEKHCISVSTEEAISITPPDPVGISTFADDPLQETDSGENPMIDSGEIPTEKPEVEDEFDDTLEATWKAITEKQSKPKCRQLKKSDTWDVSPRVVGIKPEVENPAAWARGELKKSETFTDRVTIIREKPMSQEELYQRAEEFIKKLKQDMRLQRQESDQRFREMVNRGL, translated from the coding sequence ATGTTGCTGGTGACGGTTGGGATGGTCTCAACTGTGACATTGTTGAAGGTGGCTGTAATTCCATACGTTGTGAATCTCACTCTTTCCACTGTTCCTTACCTCTGGATCTCATTCAGAAGCTGTTTATCTCCtctgtatatctatatattcctcaacttcatcatcatcactatTGCTGCTTCTTCTTTCCAACACCCAAACCAGAAGaatctcttttcttcttcaccTTCTTCATCTTCCAAGATCAAGAAACAGCTAATCCAGTCAGAGCAAAGCAAGGTTCAAAACGATCAAATCAATTGGAACAGCTTCCATATTTCCCAAGAAGAAGATCAAGAAAAACACTGTATTTCAGTTTCTACAGAGGAAGCCATTTCGATAACTCCACCTGATCCTGTTGGTATTTCGACTTTCGCCGACGATCCATTACAGGAAACGGACAGCGGAGAAAACCCAATGATAGattccggcgagattccaacCGAGAAGCCTGAGGTGGAGGACGAATTCGATGACACGCTCGAAGCAACTTGGAAAGCCATAACTGAAAAACAGAGCAAGCCAAAGTGTCGGCAGCTTAAGAAGAGCGACACGTGGGATGTGTCTCCCCGGGTGGTAGGAATCAAACCGGAGGTGGAAAATCCGGCGGCGTGGGCTCGCGGGGAGCTGAAGAAGTCGGAGACTTTCACCGACAGGGTCACGATAATAAGGGAGAAGCCGATGAGCCAAGAAGAGCTGTATCAGAGAGCAGAGGAGTTCATCAAGAAATTAAAACAGGATATGAGGTTGCAGAGGCAAGAATCCGATCAGCGTTTCAGGGAAATGGTCAATCGAGGTCTttga
- the LOC107419681 gene encoding uclacyanin 1 — protein MVGLRPEWAVKAIVVIIITSILFRCVSAVTNHTVGGVSGWDLTSNLQGWAAETTFRVGDFLVFSYTPVHDVLEVHHLDYHFCHTVHPIRTYNDGETVIQLTQPGPRYFICGRQGHCNMGLRLQVQVLPQLSDNNDNAPTTPTTISPSSSPTASPPSDGGGDQTNRHQNHPSAPPRRAPLIGDRRPPPPARPTPPPPAAPAPSNDAGGEIEVPSIGSENGPQDKPNNPANATSASPPCTCGAGEVVISLLFWWFPVITALVMLVSSWSIRELGFLFGISHLVIV, from the exons ATGGTGGGATTGAGGCCGGAATGGGCAGTGAAAGCGATCGTGGTGATAATAATCACATCAATATTGTTCCGATGCGTGTCTGCGGTGACTAACCACACAGTTGGTGGAGTTTCCGGCTGGGATCTCACTTCCAATCTCCAAGGCTGGGCTGCCGAGACTACTTTCCGAGTCGGAGACTTTCTAG TGTTCTCGTACACGCCGGTCCACGATGTATTGGAAGTGCACCACTTGGATTACCATTTCTGTCACACGGTGCACCCAATCCGCACATACAACGACGGAGAGACAGTGATCCAACTGACTCAACCAGGACCCAGGTACTTCATATGCGGCAGACAAGGTCACTGTAACATGGGCCTCAGACTCCAGGTCCAAGTACTCCCTCAGCTCTCCGACAACAACGACAATGCCCCTACTACTCCTACTACTATAAGCCCCTCCTCTTCCCCCACCGCTTCCCCACCAAGCGATGGTGGTGGTGACCAGACTAATAGGCACCAGAACCATCCATCTGCTCCTCCTCGTCGGGCTCCTCTGATAGGTGACCGCCGTCCTCCTCCTCCTGCTCGTCCTACCCCTCCTCCTCCTGCTGCTCCGGCACCTAGCAATGATGCTGGAGGAGAGATAGAAGTACCATCAATTGGTTCAGAAAATGGGCCGCAGGACAAGCCGAATAATCCAGCCAATGCTACCAGTGCATCTCCTCCTTGTACTTGTGGAGCTGGAGAGGTGGTGATAAGCTTGCTCTTCTGGTGGTTCCCTGTGATCACAGCCCTGGTGATGCTGGTTTCTTCTTGGTCAATTCGGGAGCTGGGTTTCCTCTTTGGCATTTCACACCTCGTGATTGTTTGA